CAAGAACTACGATCTGGTGTGTTTTTACACGCAGGGCGACTTGACGCGCCCCAGCAAGGACGGCGGCGCGCCGATGGGTGAAAAGGGCCAGGCCGAACTGGTGGAGTGGGTCCGGAACGGCGGGCGTTTCATGGGTTTTCATTCCGCGTCGGACACGTTTCACACGCCGGCCGGCGGCGAGGTGACGCCCTATTTGAAGATGGTGGGCGCCGAATTCGTCACGCACGGCGCGCAGTTCAAGGGCACGCTGAAGATTGTGGATCCGGCGCATCCGGCGATGGCGAGCATTCCGGCGGATTGGAGTTTCGAGGAGGAGTGGTATCTGTTCAAAAATTTCAACACGGAAACGATGCATGTGCTGGCGTTGCTGGACCCGGGCGAGGCAGGGGCAAAACAGGCGGCGTATCGCATTGCGCCGTATCCGGTGATTTGGTGCAGCGCGCTGGGCAAGGGCAAGGTGTATTTCAGCGCCCTCGGCCATCGCGAGGATCTTTGGGAAAATCCGACGTTCCAGGCAAGTATCGTGGACGCGGCCATGTGGTTGATGGAAGAAGGAACGGACGGCACGGAGCCCAATTTCGACAAGGTCGTGCCAAAGGAAGACGCCGCTAAAAAATAGCGGTTCACATCACGCGATCGGAAAAGAACATGGCGCTCGACGTGGAAGTCAATCCGGGCGGTCCGCGTGCGTTCGTGCAGACGGCGCGGGCGGCGGGCGAGCTTGACCGGTGGCGGCAAATCGGCGAGGACGAGGCCGCGATGGCCGCCGACATGGTTCGTCGAAACGAGCTTTCGGGCGGAACGCCCGTGGTGCGCGAATTCGAACAGGC
The Candidatus Hydrogenedentota bacterium DNA segment above includes these coding regions:
- a CDS encoding ThuA domain-containing protein, which gives rise to MCRMVVWTAWATAVLLGVAFVAVAQDITPPRILFLSKSEGFEHSPVAVKGDQPSLAETILGRLARENGSPFTSTKDASLINADNLKNYDLVCFYTQGDLTRPSKDGGAPMGEKGQAELVEWVRNGGRFMGFHSASDTFHTPAGGEVTPYLKMVGAEFVTHGAQFKGTLKIVDPAHPAMASIPADWSFEEEWYLFKNFNTETMHVLALLDPGEAGAKQAAYRIAPYPVIWCSALGKGKVYFSALGHREDLWENPTFQASIVDAAMWLMEEGTDGTEPNFDKVVPKEDAAKK